In one Pseudanabaenaceae cyanobacterium SKYG29 genomic region, the following are encoded:
- a CDS encoding FAD-dependent oxidoreductase: protein MSAERNAPYLDYDLVVIGGGIPSYLLAEAAVQAQARVAFVPSTRLMTMATYQTDRLGNWLESLSLLGVDVLMGGGYFSGRQTFVSQGRTLGARLFVLAIPPQRPPIKIHGLAAVPYVTSEDFFKIERIPTSIAILGEDALSCTIAQSLCRAGTKVTLLVAQQLLPQVDSEVSRLLQTKLEIDGIDVLTMTTPSAVDMLPDGRIKLWTSEQGIICHSLYLPLVMEDYLASLNLWAARVKVVEGMIVHNEWGQTTNPRVFVCQQAAEIPSLLRQILWFNWGRSAVPVVPTVVNTEPGVASIGMTELQARRRYGKSVRVWRYPLLPQGLCKLVCLANGKIVGAHLLSDKAAEVIETIGLVMKWGLRLTQLSQYRWEIPSLLTEIAQQVAYRQQTPGEKLQRLRWLAWRRWLNF from the coding sequence ATGTCAGCGGAAAGAAATGCCCCCTATTTGGACTATGATCTCGTGGTAATTGGCGGGGGTATTCCTTCCTACTTATTAGCGGAAGCAGCAGTGCAAGCCCAGGCAAGGGTAGCTTTTGTCCCCTCTACCCGCCTGATGACGATGGCGACCTACCAGACCGATCGGTTGGGCAACTGGCTAGAGTCCTTATCCCTACTGGGGGTGGATGTGCTGATGGGGGGTGGCTATTTCAGCGGGCGGCAGACGTTTGTATCCCAGGGCAGGACCCTAGGGGCACGGTTGTTTGTCTTGGCGATTCCCCCCCAGCGCCCGCCGATCAAAATTCATGGGTTAGCGGCTGTGCCCTATGTCACCAGTGAGGATTTTTTCAAGATTGAGCGAATTCCCACCAGTATTGCCATTTTGGGGGAAGATGCCCTTAGCTGCACGATCGCCCAGAGTCTCTGCCGCGCAGGCACCAAAGTGACTTTATTAGTGGCACAGCAGCTTTTGCCCCAAGTAGACAGTGAAGTGAGTCGGTTATTGCAGACTAAGTTGGAAATTGATGGGATTGATGTTTTGACAATGACTACCCCGTCAGCGGTGGACATGTTACCCGATGGCAGAATTAAACTCTGGACAAGTGAACAGGGTATTATCTGTCACAGTCTCTACCTACCGCTGGTGATGGAGGATTACTTGGCATCCCTGAATTTGTGGGCAGCGCGAGTGAAGGTAGTAGAGGGGATGATTGTGCATAATGAGTGGGGTCAAACTACTAACCCCAGAGTATTTGTCTGTCAGCAGGCAGCGGAGATTCCCTCCCTTTTGCGACAGATACTGTGGTTTAATTGGGGAAGAAGTGCGGTACCCGTCGTGCCTACGGTGGTTAACACGGAGCCAGGGGTTGCCAGCATTGGCATGACGGAGTTACAAGCCCGACGGCGTTACGGCAAAAGTGTACGGGTGTGGCGGTATCCCCTCCTACCCCAAGGATTGTGTAAACTGGTCTGCTTAGCCAATGGCAAAATTGTCGGTGCCCATCTCCTCAGTGACAAAGCCGCCGAGGTGATCGAAACGATCGGTCTAGTCATGAAATGGGGTTTGCGACTGACCCAACTCAGCCAATATCGCTGGGAAATCCCCAGTCTACTCACAGAAATTGCCCAACAGGTAGCATATAGACAA
- a CDS encoding chlorophyll a/b-binding protein — protein MTVTNNIDFKNINVNPEGKGTFGFTNLAEIWNGRMAMLGFVAGLVQEVVTGKGILAQVGITNTAGGYLTALFLAGFTVAAIVGYYAVNLSSPGESSSNP, from the coding sequence ATGACAGTTACTAACAACATTGACTTCAAAAACATCAACGTCAATCCCGAAGGCAAGGGTACGTTTGGGTTCACTAACTTGGCTGAAATTTGGAATGGCAGGATGGCTATGCTGGGTTTTGTAGCAGGGTTAGTGCAGGAGGTAGTTACTGGCAAGGGGATTCTTGCCCAAGTGGGCATTACCAACACAGCTGGGGGCTACCTTACGGCTCTGTTTTTAGCGGGGTTCACAGTGGCAGCGATCGTGGGCTACTATGCTGTCAACCTTTCTAGCCCTGGGGAATCATCCAGCAATCCCTAG
- a CDS encoding pentapeptide repeat-containing protein, giving the protein MRTVIRLKALSLLLALLAMAVTAVGVNLQQESLIMGGTLGVAVLSAPILLPFLYRVYITSPLGIHWDVTLASIITFVTLFLLGSYTKLDNKFWEWVGSLNWEQGVPGAIGAAGQVIIAILAVWVAGRQNEITEKLTSQQNTITQQQTIDAYFQGISDLVIDEEGQMEDWPLERVIAEARTAALLGSIDAGGKAKVIRFLSSANLLTPLKRDGLLGRPILDGAGGYVVDLEQGVRVINLGNMLAGQDLSGTDLRRSVFSGANMAKANLEFTNLAGADFTGTILIRCSFRGADLSNVKFFHGCLDQASPRSRNFNPNFQTGAYTGAVVEGADFTGVVGLSEENRKYLCAWGGSETRRTIPGGCRDVPNRLGV; this is encoded by the coding sequence ATGCGCACAGTAATTCGCTTAAAAGCTCTCAGCTTATTGCTTGCCCTGTTGGCAATGGCAGTAACAGCAGTGGGCGTTAATCTGCAGCAGGAATCTCTAATCATGGGGGGAACACTGGGGGTAGCTGTTCTGAGTGCGCCTATTTTGCTCCCCTTCCTCTATCGGGTTTACATCACTTCTCCCCTGGGTATCCACTGGGACGTTACCCTTGCCTCCATTATTACTTTTGTCACACTCTTTCTCCTAGGCAGTTACACCAAACTGGACAACAAATTCTGGGAGTGGGTGGGCAGTCTCAACTGGGAACAGGGCGTACCGGGGGCGATCGGGGCAGCGGGTCAGGTAATTATCGCCATCTTGGCAGTGTGGGTGGCAGGACGACAAAATGAAATCACAGAAAAGCTCACCAGCCAGCAGAATACAATTACGCAACAACAAACGATCGATGCTTACTTCCAGGGTATTTCTGACCTAGTAATTGACGAAGAAGGACAGATGGAAGATTGGCCCCTAGAACGGGTGATTGCCGAAGCCCGCACTGCTGCTCTCCTCGGTAGTATTGACGCAGGCGGCAAAGCCAAGGTGATCCGCTTCCTTTCCAGCGCCAACTTGTTGACTCCCCTCAAACGGGACGGCTTGCTGGGCAGACCAATCCTTGATGGGGCAGGGGGCTATGTGGTCGACCTAGAACAAGGGGTTAGAGTAATTAACCTGGGGAATATGCTGGCAGGGCAGGACCTAAGCGGTACCGACTTAAGACGATCGGTGTTCTCTGGCGCAAATATGGCTAAGGCTAACCTGGAGTTCACCAACCTAGCAGGGGCGGACTTTACAGGTACGATTCTCATTCGCTGCAGTTTTCGGGGGGCTGACTTGAGCAACGTCAAGTTTTTCCATGGCTGCTTAGACCAGGCGTCTCCCCGTAGCCGCAACTTCAACCCCAATTTCCAGACAGGAGCTTACACAGGTGCAGTAGTAGAGGGGGCAGATTTCACAGGGGTTGTGGGCTTGTCGGAAGAAAACCGCAAGTACCTCTGTGCCTGGGGGGGGAGTGAGACTAGAAGAACTATCCCGGGGGGTTGCCGCGATGTGCCCAATCGACTGGGTGTTTAG
- a CDS encoding sigma-70 family RNA polymerase sigma factor codes for MQLPELPEANHPLVKPLLFKGDSELLSLFLRYPTTGRYFTAIFCRYGQVVYTLTSRTTRSMVQGDFLFLKVWEYIFNELRLLGEQSINLQSWIIDATGVVLNRIKVPPVEEINYSLSHTPPVFWCYLDQALQQLPGDLRLVLLLSETFKWTSVRIAAYLQAEGETVTPEDVMNLVTEAYAHVLEIIPEDIQAIYLTSDRMVA; via the coding sequence GTGCAACTGCCGGAGTTACCAGAAGCTAATCACCCCCTAGTCAAGCCCCTTCTGTTCAAGGGGGACTCAGAATTATTGTCCCTCTTTTTAAGATACCCCACCACAGGGCGCTATTTTACGGCGATTTTTTGTCGCTATGGGCAGGTTGTCTACACCCTCACTAGCCGCACCACCCGATCGATGGTGCAAGGAGATTTTTTGTTTCTTAAGGTATGGGAGTATATTTTCAATGAACTGCGCCTGCTGGGGGAGCAATCTATTAATTTGCAGAGTTGGATAATTGATGCCACGGGTGTTGTGCTCAACCGCATAAAGGTGCCCCCCGTAGAAGAAATTAACTACTCTCTCAGTCATACACCCCCTGTGTTTTGGTGTTATTTAGACCAGGCGTTGCAACAATTACCAGGGGATTTGCGGTTAGTTTTGCTCCTCAGTGAAACGTTCAAGTGGACTTCTGTCCGCATTGCTGCCTATCTGCAAGCAGAAGGGGAAACGGTGACCCCCGAAGATGTCATGAACCTAGTTACAGAAGCCTATGCCCATGTGCTAGAAATCATACCAGAAGATATTCAAGCCATTTACCTCACTTCCGATCGGATGGTTGCCTGA